A stretch of DNA from Methylosinus sp. LW4:
ATGGCGACGCCATGACCTTGTCGACGCGCCGTCTCGCCGCCATTCTCGAAGCGATCCGCCGCGAGCTGCCGGGCGTGCGGCGCGTGTCGAGCTATTGCCTGCCGCGCAATGTGAGCCGCAAATCCGTCGCCGAGCTGCGCGATCTCGCCGCGCTCGGCCTGTCGCTCGTCTATGTCGGCGCGGAATCGGGCGATGACGATGTGCTGGCGCGGGTTCAGAAGGGCGAGACCTTCGCCTCCAGCCGCGACGCGCTGGAGAAGCTCGGCGCGGCCGGGATCAAGCGCTCGGTGATGATCCTCAACGGGCTCGGCGGCGCCGCGCTCAGCGAGGCGCATGCGGAAAATTCCGCCGCGCTGATCAACGCCGCGCAACCGGAGTTTCTGGCGACTCTGGTCGTCAGCTTCCCCAAGGGCGAGGCGCGGTTTCGCGCCGATTTCCCTGATTTCGCGCCGCTCGACGTGCCGGGGCTGCTGCGCGAGATGGAGCGCTTCCTCTCGCGGCTGGAATTGCGGCGCACCGTGTTCCGCAGCGACCACGCCTCCAATTGGCTCGTGCTGCGCGGCACGCTCGGCGCCGACAAGCCGCGCCTGCTGGAGCAGCTCCGCGCCGCCATCGCCGCGCCGGAGGCGGCTCCGCTGCGGCCCGCCTGGGCGCGGGGACTGTAGGCGTCCTTCCGCACTATGCGCCAGCGCACATCGCCCTCGGCGAGCAGAACCTATGCTGCGTTCGGTCGATCGGAATCGGCCAGTCGATGAGGAAAGATGCGCGCATGATCAGAATCGAGCTCGAGCCGCAGATCGCCAAGGAGCTGCTGATCGTCCTGGAACGGCGTCTGATGACGATTCACGAGGTGGAGCAGCGGCTGAAATCCGCCGAGTTCGGCTCGGCCGAGCAGGAGAAGGAGGCGCTCATTCCGATCATCATCGCGCTGGAGAGCGCGCTGAAGATCCCGCCGCATCAATAGGGCGCGTGCGCCCGCGCGCGAGAGCGGCTATGCTCGCCGCCTCTCACCCCGCATGAGGCGCCAATATGCAATTTCTCCACACGATGATCCGCGTCGGCGATCTCGACCGCTCGCTGGACTTCTTCTGCAACAAGCTCGGCCTCGTCGAGGCGCGCCGCACCGAGAATGAGAAGGGCCGCTTCACCCTCGTCTATCTCGCCGCGCCGGACGATCTTCCGCAGGCGAAAGACGCAGGCGCGCCGCTCGTCGAGCTCACCTATAATTGGGACGAGCATGACTATGCGGGCGGCCGCAATTTCGGCCACCTCGCTTTTGCGGTCGACGATATCTACGCGCTATGCGCGCGGCTGCAGGCGGCGGGCGTGACGATCAATCGTCCGCCGCGCGACGGCTATATGGCCTTCATCCGCTCGCCCGATCAAATCTCGATCGAGCTGCTGCAGAAAGGCGCGCCGCTGCCGCCGGCCGAGCCCTGGAGCTCCATGCCCAACTCCGGCGCCTGGTGAACGCTGGTATAGACGCTCAGTAATAATAGTAGCGACGGCGACGCCAGTAACGCGGCCGATAATACCGGCGCCAGTAGCGGCGGCGCCAGCGCGGCCGCCAGACGCGGCGGCGATAGTACCAATAGGTCTTTTCGACCTGCGCCCGCTCGAGATCCTCCGCCGTCGCCACGGCGGCCTCGGGAGCCGGCTCCGGCGCCCGCGGCGTCTCGAGCGGCGCGACCGAGGTGAGGGCGTCGGCAGGACCGGCGACCAGCGCCGCCGCCGCGCCGATGACGAAAAATTTCATGAAAGAGCGACGTTCCATCGACTTTCCTCCGTAAAAGCCGTCGCGACCGGCGCGGGACGCGCCCGCGCGAGCGGCTCATCCTCAAAGAAATCGGGCCATCCCGGCGGCCGGCAAGGCCTTCGCCGTTTTTCCGCCGTGCCCCGGGGGTAAAAGGTCGAATGACGATGAAACCTTTTTGGAACTACGGCGTTTTGCTTACGCGGCGCCCGGCGGCACAGCCGAATGATCGAATAGATTCGAATGAAACGGAGTTTTGTGACGATAGAGCGGCAAAAATGACGACAGCGCTTCTCAAAATTTGGTCCGGCTTTTGCGTGGGCGTCGCGGTTCAGGCGGCGGAACGGCGTCTCGGACGGAAGCCGACAATCGGACGCCGCGAGAAGACTATGGGAATTCCGAAAATGCATTCCGACGGAGCAGGAGAGTTTCGTTCGCAGGACGGAGAAAAGGTCATGCTCGTCACCGATCTGATCCATTCATGCTCGAACGACAAGGTCGCGCAGGCCGCGACTTTCTGCATCGGAGGCGTTTTCGCCGAGAGAGTCCGCGCCGTCGCGCAGGAGAATGGCGTCAGCGCGGGACGTTTCGTCTCTGTCGTGGTGCGCGATTTCGCGCAGAGGGCCGATGAGGCGGAGCGCGCGCAGCTGGCGCGCGAGATGGCCGGCTGCGATCAGCCGATCCTCAGCGGGCTGCGCAAGGTGGTCGAGAAGGCGCTGGAAGGCGGCGCGCAATTCGCCGATGACGTGAAAGGCTTCGGTCTGCCTTTCCTTCGCGACGGCGGGCTCTCCTTCGACGCCGCGGCTCGCCTGCAACGCGCCGCGCGCTGAGGCGCGCGTCGCGCTTCTCGCCAGCGGCCTCTCTTGCCGTCGGCGCGCCCAGCGGCGACAATAGCGCCGCTCGGCCGTCTCTTGGTCGAATCGGCAAAGGCGGGGCATGGCGGGACTGATCGACGAAGCGCAGATCGTCTCCATTCTGACGACCTATGGCTATTGGGCCATATTCTTCATCGTCGCGCTGGAGAGCGCCGGCATACCGCTCCCCGGCGAGACGACATTGGTCGGCGCGGCCATTTACGCCGGCCACTCCGGCAATATCGACGTTCGCTTCGTCATTCTGGCCGCGGCGGCCGGCGCGATCTTCGGCGACAATATCGGCTTTTGGGTCGGGCGCGAGTTCGGCGTGCGGCTGCTGATGCGCTATGGCGCGCATATCGGCGTCGGGCCGCCGCAATTGCGGCTCGGGCAATATCTCTTCATGCGCTGG
This window harbors:
- a CDS encoding radical SAM protein, which encodes MTDAPIRYVEPVFRPPSEAESLILPVTDGCSWNRCSFCEMYTAPQKRFRPRDEAEVMESIKRCGEIYGASVARVFLADGDAMTLSTRRLAAILEAIRRELPGVRRVSSYCLPRNVSRKSVAELRDLAALGLSLVYVGAESGDDDVLARVQKGETFASSRDALEKLGAAGIKRSVMILNGLGGAALSEAHAENSAALINAAQPEFLATLVVSFPKGEARFRADFPDFAPLDVPGLLREMERFLSRLELRRTVFRSDHASNWLVLRGTLGADKPRLLEQLRAAIAAPEAAPLRPAWARGL
- a CDS encoding VOC family protein — protein: MQFLHTMIRVGDLDRSLDFFCNKLGLVEARRTENEKGRFTLVYLAAPDDLPQAKDAGAPLVELTYNWDEHDYAGGRNFGHLAFAVDDIYALCARLQAAGVTINRPPRDGYMAFIRSPDQISIELLQKGAPLPPAEPWSSMPNSGAW
- a CDS encoding DedA family protein; amino-acid sequence: MAGLIDEAQIVSILTTYGYWAIFFIVALESAGIPLPGETTLVGAAIYAGHSGNIDVRFVILAAAAGAIFGDNIGFWVGREFGVRLLMRYGAHIGVGPPQLRLGQYLFMRWGGAIVFFGRFIALLRILAAVLAGANRFDPVKFLAYNAAGGICWALVFGLGGYVFGAAIHRIAGPIGWLGLAGAILGAFLLWRYWKIHEERLTKEAEAHFERIDRRPP